One genomic window of Mus musculus strain C57BL/6J chromosome 4, GRCm38.p6 C57BL/6J includes the following:
- the Gm30191 gene encoding chromosome 4 C1orf232 homolog isoform 1 (isoform 1 is encoded by transcript variant 1): MNQAFWKTYKSKVLQTLSGESEENLAEERESPTLEESEKAEPTEETFNPMSQLARRVQGVGVKGWLTMSSLFNKEDEDKLLPPEPCADHPLAAPPSSQAATAETEPRGPGFWDAFASRWQQQQQAAASMLRGVETAAERDPEPQDKPDEEATECPETREADPAAGFKWGFLTHKLAEMRVKAAPKGD, from the exons ATGAACCAAGCCTTCTGGAAAACTTACAAGTCCAAAGTGCTACAGACGCTGAGTGGAGAATCTGAAGAGAACTTGGCAGAGGAG AGGGAGAGCCCCACCTTGGAGGAGTCTGAGAAGGCAGAACCCACGGAGGAGACGTTCAACCCCATGTCACAGCTGGCCCGCAGG gtTCAGGGGGTTGGGGTGAAAGGCTGGCTGACAATGTCATCTCTGTTTAACAAAGAAGACGAGGACAAACTGCTGCCACCAGAGCCCTGTGCTGATCA CCCGCTGGCTGCGCCCCCTTCCTCGCAGGCGGCCACAGCTGAGACCGAGCCGCGCGGACCAGGATTCTGGGACGCGTTCGCCAgcaggtggcagcagcagcagcaggcggCGGCGTCCATGCTGCGCGGCGTGGAGACCGCCGCGGAGAGGGACCCGGAGCCCCAGGACAAGCCTGACGAGGAGGCTACCGAGTGCCCCGAGACACGGGAGGCGGATCCAGCGGCAGGCTTCAAGTGGGGTTTCCTCACCCACAAACTGGCAGAGATGAGGGTGAAGGCTGCGCCCAAGGGCGACTAG
- the Gm30191 gene encoding chromosome 4 C1orf232 homolog isoform 3 (isoform 3 is encoded by transcript variant 3), with the protein MLQLVSLWTVRCRCELDLRESPTLEESEKAEPTEETFNPMSQLARRVQGVGVKGWLTMSSLFNKEDEDKLLPPEPCADHPLAAPPSSQAATAETEPRGPGFWDAFASRWQQQQQAAASMLRGVETAAERDPEPQDKPDEEATECPETREADPAAGFKWGFLTHKLAEMRVKAAPKGD; encoded by the exons ATGCTACAATTAGTGTCTCTGTGGACAGTCCGGTGCAGATGTGAACTGGATTTA AGGGAGAGCCCCACCTTGGAGGAGTCTGAGAAGGCAGAACCCACGGAGGAGACGTTCAACCCCATGTCACAGCTGGCCCGCAGG gtTCAGGGGGTTGGGGTGAAAGGCTGGCTGACAATGTCATCTCTGTTTAACAAAGAAGACGAGGACAAACTGCTGCCACCAGAGCCCTGTGCTGATCA CCCGCTGGCTGCGCCCCCTTCCTCGCAGGCGGCCACAGCTGAGACCGAGCCGCGCGGACCAGGATTCTGGGACGCGTTCGCCAgcaggtggcagcagcagcagcaggcggCGGCGTCCATGCTGCGCGGCGTGGAGACCGCCGCGGAGAGGGACCCGGAGCCCCAGGACAAGCCTGACGAGGAGGCTACCGAGTGCCCCGAGACACGGGAGGCGGATCCAGCGGCAGGCTTCAAGTGGGGTTTCCTCACCCACAAACTGGCAGAGATGAGGGTGAAGGCTGCGCCCAAGGGCGACTAG
- the Grrp1 gene encoding protein FAM110D isoform X1 yields MAPGTPENCSLLLSYLCVLNCVWSPDLPSSVKMLLSSPTTPSRGRTPSAVERLEADKAKYVKTHQVIVRRQEPALRGGPGPLTPHPCNELGASASPRTPGPARRGSGRRQPRPDSLIFYRQKRDCKASVNKENAKGQGLVRRLFLGATRDAAPSSPAPTERPGAPAGWAGSPDTPEATGKRAVCPTCSLPLSEKERFFNYCGLERALVEVLGAERFSPQSWGAEHGPQVATSPPPGSGDTSDWTSSDRDAGSPDCAGGGGGSEAAGSARDGRPTVSVVERNARVIQWLYGCQRARAPPRESEV; encoded by the exons ATG GCGCCAGGAACTCCGGAGAATTGCTCGCTGCTCCTCAGCTACCTGTGCGTCCTTAACTGTGTATGGAGCCCTGACCTGCCCAGCTCCGTTAAGATGCTGCTGTCCTCACCCACTACACCTTCGAGGGGACGAACCCCCAGCGCCGTGGAGAGGCTGGAAGCCGACAAAGCCAAGTACGTCAAGACGCACCAGGTGATTGTACGTCGTCAGGAGCCAGCCCTGCGCGGGGGACCAGGACCGCTGACACCACACCCCTGCAATGAGTTGGGGGCCTCTGCATCGCCCAGAACGCCTGGGCCTGCCCGCCGGGGTAGCGGCAGGCGACAGCCAAGACCTGACTCCCTTATCTTTTACCGCCAGAAGAGGGACTGCAAGGCTTCGGTGAACAAAGAGAACGCCAAGGGCCAGGGGCTAGTACGACGCCTTTTCCTGGGTGCCACCCGGGACGCTGCCCCGAGCAGCCCGGCACCTACAGAGAGACCTGGGGCTCCCGCGGGGTGGGCTGGGTCCCCGGATACACCAGAGGCGACAGGAAAGCGCGCAGTGTGTCCCACGTGCTCGCTGCCACTGTCGGAGAAAGAGCGATTCTTCAACTACTGCGGCTTGGAGCGCGCGCTGGTGGAGGTGCTGGGCGCCGAGCGCTTCTCTCCGCAGAGCTGGGGCGCAGAGCACGGCCCTCAGGTCGCAACGTCGCCGCCGCCCGGCTCCGGGGACACCAGCGATTGGACATCCAGCGACAGGGACGCGGGTAGCCCGGACTgtgcgggcggcggcggcggctcggAGGCGGCAGGGTCGGCGCGGGACGGACGCCCCACGGTGTCGGTGGTGGAACGCAACGCGCGCGTCATCCAGTGGTTGTACGGCTGCCAGCGCGCACGCGCCCCGCCGCGCGAGTCTGAGGTGTGA
- the Cnksr1 gene encoding connector enhancer of kinase suppressor of ras 1, producing MEPVEAWTPGKVAAWLRGLDDALQDYPFEDWQLPGKYLLQLCPQSLEALTVWPLGHQELILDGVEQLRALGSNLQTENLQSLAQGLLERTQAFQSLVQGSLGNCAETPADVLKAAVELVREAHALLSWLNGYLFSHLNDFSACQEIGVLCGELGQVLQEDCPEAEKERNILRICSHVAGICHNILSCSPEELLEQKAVLESVQVDDPSGLEIHTTSNCLHFVSRVGVQAATSSQILPGDEIVQVNEQVVVGWSHKNMLRELLREPAKVSLVLKKIPVPETPSQTSLDSPHLLSQSLPLNPPSPRVPSEGLLADGTPGPSPAWTDSTSFDAQSPPTPPGPPGVLPEETAEPLESSGHPDKSPILGRKKSKGIATRLSRRRVSCRELGLPDCDGWLLLRKVPGGFMGPRWRRCWFVLKGHTLYWYRQPQDEKAEGLINLSNYSLESGHDQKKKYVFQLTHDVYKPFIFAAETLSDLSKWVRHLITCISKYQAQGRAPSSAREEDCYSETEAEDPDEEAGSRSASPGPAQAWSDTSPVASPLQSPRTSFNSSPDSSDRALEGMVQGLRQGGVSLLGQPQPLTHEQWRSSFMRRNRDPHLNERAHRIRALQSTLKAKLQELQALEEVLGDPELTSAKFRQWKEQNQELYSEGLRTWGGTWAQTSSSDPNSDSRAHSPQPLPFDPEEPSQLFPLTPENSRQPPDL from the exons ATGGAGCCCGTGGAGGCCTGGACCCCCGGGAAGGTGGCAGCTTGGCTGAGAG GCCTTGATGATGCCCTACAGGACTATCCCTTCGAGGACTGGCAGCTGCCTGGGAAGTACCTGCTGCAGCTCTGTCCCCAAAGCCTCGAGGCTCTGACTGTGTGGCCTTTGGGCCACCAGGAACTCATTCTAGATGGGGTGGAACAGCTCCGGGCCCTG GGCTCTAATCTACAGACAGAGAACCTGCAGAGCCTGGCTCAGGGGCTGCTGGAAAGGACCCAGGCCTTCCAAAGCTTGGTCCAAGGCTCTCTGGGCAACTGTGCTGAGACACCGGCTGACGTCCTCAAGGCTGCGGTGGAGCTGGTGCGGGAAGCCCATGCCCTCCTCTCTTGGCTCAACGG GTACCTCTTCTCTCACTTAAATGACTTCTCTGCCTGCCAGGAGATTGGCGTGCTGTGCGGGGAGCTGGGCCAAGTCCTGCAGGAG GACTGCCCAGAGGCTGAGAAGGAACGAAACATCCTAAGGATT TGCAGCCACGTGGCTGGGATCTGTCACAACATCCTGAGCTGCAGCCCAGAGGAGCTGCTGGAACAGAAGGCCGTGCTGGAGTCGGTGCAGGTGGACGACCCTTCC GGTCTAGAAATTCACACCACCAGCAACTGCCTGCACTTTGTGTCCCGAGTAGGGGTTCAG GCTGCCACCAGCTCCCAGATCCTGCCAGGAGACGAGATTGTCCAGGTCAATGAGCAGGTGGTG GTGGGCTGGTCCCATAAGAACATGCTGAGGGAGCTGCTGAGGGAACCAGCAAAGGTCAGCCTGGTACTGAAGAAGATTCCCGTGCCAGAGACCCCCTCACAG ACGTCCCTGGACTCTCCTCACCTGCTAAGCCAATCGCTGCCCCTGAACCCACCGTCTCCCAG GGTTCCGTCTGAAGGTCTTTTAGCAGATGGAACTCCTGGACCCAGCCCTGCTTGGACAG ACTCTACCTCCTTTGACGCTCAgtccccgcccactccccctggACCACCAGGCGTACTTCCAGAAGAAACAGCAGAACCTCTGGAGTCTTCGGGACACCCTGACAAG AGTCCCATCCTTGGTCGGAAGAAATCTAAAG GTATAGCCACGAGGCTGAGCCGCCGCCGGGTGTCCTGCCGAGAGTTGGGTCTGCCGGATTGTGATGGATGGCTTCTACTGCGGAAGGTACCCGGTGGCTTTATGGGCCCACGCTGGCGCCGCTGCTGGTTTGTGCTCAAGGGACACACCCTATACTGGTACCGCCAACCCCAG GATGAAAAGGCCGAAGGGCTTATCAATCTCTCCAACTACAGCCTAGAGAGTGGACATGACCAGAAGAAAAAATA TGTGTTCCAGCTGACCCATGATGTGTACAAGCCCTTCATCTTTGCTGCCGAGACCCTGTCTGATCTGAGCAA GTGGGTGCGACATCTCATTACCTGCATTTCCAAGTACCAGGCTCAAGGCCGGGCCCCCTCCTCTGCCAGAGAGGAAG ACTGCTACagtgagacagaagcagaagacCCCGATGAGGAGGCTGGGTCCCGCTCCGCTTCT CCTGGCCCAGCTCAAGCGTGGAGTGACACATCACCCGTGGCTTCACCCCTGCAGAGTCCGAGAACTTCCTTTAACTCTTCACCAG ACAGCAGTGACAGAGCCCTGGAAGGAATGGTAcaggggctgaggcagggaggGGTGTCCCTCCTGGGCCAGCCCCAGCCCCTGACCCATGAACAATGGCGGAGTTCTTTCATGAGGCGCAACCGTGACCCTCATCTCAATGAGCGTGCACACCGTATCCGGGCACTCCAGAGCACCCTCAAg GCAAAGCTGCAGGAACTGCAGGCCCTGGAGGAAGTGCTGGGTGATCCTGAACTCACAAGTGCAAAGTTCCGACAGTGGAAGGAACAGAACCAGGAGCTATACTCAGAGGGCCTGAGAACCTGGGGAGGGACGTGGGCCCAGACCAGCTCCTCAGACCCAAACTCTGACTCCAGGGCTCATTCCCCACAGCCCCTCCCCTTTGACCCTGAAGAGCCCTCCCAGCTTTTTCCCTTAACCCCAGAGAACAGCCGCCAACCTCCTGACCTCTGA
- the Zfp593 gene encoding zinc finger protein 593, with protein sequence MGRSRRTGAHRAHSLARQMKAKKRRPDLDEIHRELRPQGLPRPKPEPDAEPDPDLPGGGLHRCLACARYFIDSANLKTHFRSKDHKKRLKQLSVEPYSQEEAERAAGMGSYVQPQRLGVPTEVSTDIPEMDTST encoded by the exons ATGGGTCGCTCTCGGCGGACCGGCGCGCACCGAGCACATTCCTTAGCCCGCCAGATGAAGGCCAAGAAGCGGCGGCCGGACCTGGATGAGATTCATCGCGAGCTGAGGCCGCAGGGGCTCCCGCGGCCCAAGCCGGAGCCGGACGCGGAGCCCGACCCGGACCTGCCAGGGGGCGGCCTGCATCGCTGTCTGGCTTGCGC GAGGTACTTCATCGATTCAGCCAACCTGAAGACCCATTTCCGATCCAAAGACCACAAGAAAAG GCTGAAGCAGCTGAGTGTCGAACCCTACAGTCAGGAAGAAGCTGAGAGGGCAGCGGGCATGGGCTCGTATGTTCAACCCCAGCGGCTGGGCGTGCCCACAGAAGTGTCCACTGATATCCCTGAGATGGACACGTCCACCTGA
- the Cnksr1 gene encoding connector enhancer of kinase suppressor of ras 1 isoform X2, producing the protein MEPVEAWTPGKVAAWLRGLDDALQDYPFEDWQLPGKYLLQLCPQSLEALTVWPLGHQELILDGVEQLRALGSNLQTENLQSLAQGLLERTQAFQSLVQGSLGNCAETPADVLKAAVELVREAHALLSWLNGYLFSHLNDFSACQEIGVLCGELGQVLQEDCPEAEKERNILRICSHVAGICHNILSCSPEELLEQKAVLESVQVDDPSGLEIHTTSNCLHFVSRVGVQAATSSQILPGDEIVQVNEQVVVGWSHKNMLRELLREPAKVSLVLKKIPVPETPSQTSLDSPHLLSQSLPLNPPSPRVPSEGLLADGTPGPSPAWTDSTSFDAQSPPTPPGPPGVLPEETAEPLESSGHPDKSPILGRKKSKAPHQQGLLC; encoded by the exons ATGGAGCCCGTGGAGGCCTGGACCCCCGGGAAGGTGGCAGCTTGGCTGAGAG GCCTTGATGATGCCCTACAGGACTATCCCTTCGAGGACTGGCAGCTGCCTGGGAAGTACCTGCTGCAGCTCTGTCCCCAAAGCCTCGAGGCTCTGACTGTGTGGCCTTTGGGCCACCAGGAACTCATTCTAGATGGGGTGGAACAGCTCCGGGCCCTG GGCTCTAATCTACAGACAGAGAACCTGCAGAGCCTGGCTCAGGGGCTGCTGGAAAGGACCCAGGCCTTCCAAAGCTTGGTCCAAGGCTCTCTGGGCAACTGTGCTGAGACACCGGCTGACGTCCTCAAGGCTGCGGTGGAGCTGGTGCGGGAAGCCCATGCCCTCCTCTCTTGGCTCAACGG GTACCTCTTCTCTCACTTAAATGACTTCTCTGCCTGCCAGGAGATTGGCGTGCTGTGCGGGGAGCTGGGCCAAGTCCTGCAGGAG GACTGCCCAGAGGCTGAGAAGGAACGAAACATCCTAAGGATT TGCAGCCACGTGGCTGGGATCTGTCACAACATCCTGAGCTGCAGCCCAGAGGAGCTGCTGGAACAGAAGGCCGTGCTGGAGTCGGTGCAGGTGGACGACCCTTCC GGTCTAGAAATTCACACCACCAGCAACTGCCTGCACTTTGTGTCCCGAGTAGGGGTTCAG GCTGCCACCAGCTCCCAGATCCTGCCAGGAGACGAGATTGTCCAGGTCAATGAGCAGGTGGTG GTGGGCTGGTCCCATAAGAACATGCTGAGGGAGCTGCTGAGGGAACCAGCAAAGGTCAGCCTGGTACTGAAGAAGATTCCCGTGCCAGAGACCCCCTCACAG ACGTCCCTGGACTCTCCTCACCTGCTAAGCCAATCGCTGCCCCTGAACCCACCGTCTCCCAG GGTTCCGTCTGAAGGTCTTTTAGCAGATGGAACTCCTGGACCCAGCCCTGCTTGGACAG ACTCTACCTCCTTTGACGCTCAgtccccgcccactccccctggACCACCAGGCGTACTTCCAGAAGAAACAGCAGAACCTCTGGAGTCTTCGGGACACCCTGACAAG AGTCCCATCCTTGGTCGGAAGAAATCTAAAG CCCCTCACCAACAGGGTCTGCTGTGTTGA
- the Gm30191 gene encoding chromosome 4 C1orf232 homolog isoform 2 (isoform 2 is encoded by transcript variant 2), translating to MREAVADSKDLRSCHTKKIVPTPISAVDTKRESPTLEESEKAEPTEETFNPMSQLARRVQGVGVKGWLTMSSLFNKEDEDKLLPPEPCADHPLAAPPSSQAATAETEPRGPGFWDAFASRWQQQQQAAASMLRGVETAAERDPEPQDKPDEEATECPETREADPAAGFKWGFLTHKLAEMRVKAAPKGD from the exons ATGAGAGAAGCAGTCGCTGACTCCAAGGATCTCAGGAGCTGCCATACGAAAAAGATCGTTCCAACGCCAATATCGGCAGTAGACACAAAA AGGGAGAGCCCCACCTTGGAGGAGTCTGAGAAGGCAGAACCCACGGAGGAGACGTTCAACCCCATGTCACAGCTGGCCCGCAGG gtTCAGGGGGTTGGGGTGAAAGGCTGGCTGACAATGTCATCTCTGTTTAACAAAGAAGACGAGGACAAACTGCTGCCACCAGAGCCCTGTGCTGATCA CCCGCTGGCTGCGCCCCCTTCCTCGCAGGCGGCCACAGCTGAGACCGAGCCGCGCGGACCAGGATTCTGGGACGCGTTCGCCAgcaggtggcagcagcagcagcaggcggCGGCGTCCATGCTGCGCGGCGTGGAGACCGCCGCGGAGAGGGACCCGGAGCCCCAGGACAAGCCTGACGAGGAGGCTACCGAGTGCCCCGAGACACGGGAGGCGGATCCAGCGGCAGGCTTCAAGTGGGGTTTCCTCACCCACAAACTGGCAGAGATGAGGGTGAAGGCTGCGCCCAAGGGCGACTAG
- the Cnksr1 gene encoding connector enhancer of kinase suppressor of ras 1 isoform X1: MELLDPALLGQTLPPLTLSPRPLPLDHQAYFQKKQQNLWSLRDTLTRVPSLVGRNLKPLTNRVCCVEAGIATRLSRRRVSCRELGLPDCDGWLLLRKVPGGFMGPRWRRCWFVLKGHTLYWYRQPQDEKAEGLINLSNYSLESGHDQKKKYVFQLTHDVYKPFIFAAETLSDLSKWVRHLITCISKYQAQGRAPSSAREEDCYSETEAEDPDEEAGSRSASPGPAQAWSDTSPVASPLQSPRTSFNSSPDSSDRALEGMVQGLRQGGVSLLGQPQPLTHEQWRSSFMRRNRDPHLNERAHRIRALQSTLKAKLQELQALEEVLGDPELTSAKFRQWKEQNQELYSEGLRTWGGTWAQTSSSDPNSDSRAHSPQPLPFDPEEPSQLFPLTPENSRQPPDL, translated from the exons ATGGAACTCCTGGACCCAGCCCTGCTTGGACAG ACTCTACCTCCTTTGACGCTCAgtccccgcccactccccctggACCACCAGGCGTACTTCCAGAAGAAACAGCAGAACCTCTGGAGTCTTCGGGACACCCTGACAAG AGTCCCATCCTTGGTCGGAAGAAATCTAAAG CCCCTCACCAACAGGGTCTGCTGTGTTGAGGCAGGTATAGCCACGAGGCTGAGCCGCCGCCGGGTGTCCTGCCGAGAGTTGGGTCTGCCGGATTGTGATGGATGGCTTCTACTGCGGAAGGTACCCGGTGGCTTTATGGGCCCACGCTGGCGCCGCTGCTGGTTTGTGCTCAAGGGACACACCCTATACTGGTACCGCCAACCCCAG GATGAAAAGGCCGAAGGGCTTATCAATCTCTCCAACTACAGCCTAGAGAGTGGACATGACCAGAAGAAAAAATA TGTGTTCCAGCTGACCCATGATGTGTACAAGCCCTTCATCTTTGCTGCCGAGACCCTGTCTGATCTGAGCAA GTGGGTGCGACATCTCATTACCTGCATTTCCAAGTACCAGGCTCAAGGCCGGGCCCCCTCCTCTGCCAGAGAGGAAG ACTGCTACagtgagacagaagcagaagacCCCGATGAGGAGGCTGGGTCCCGCTCCGCTTCT CCTGGCCCAGCTCAAGCGTGGAGTGACACATCACCCGTGGCTTCACCCCTGCAGAGTCCGAGAACTTCCTTTAACTCTTCACCAG ACAGCAGTGACAGAGCCCTGGAAGGAATGGTAcaggggctgaggcagggaggGGTGTCCCTCCTGGGCCAGCCCCAGCCCCTGACCCATGAACAATGGCGGAGTTCTTTCATGAGGCGCAACCGTGACCCTCATCTCAATGAGCGTGCACACCGTATCCGGGCACTCCAGAGCACCCTCAAg GCAAAGCTGCAGGAACTGCAGGCCCTGGAGGAAGTGCTGGGTGATCCTGAACTCACAAGTGCAAAGTTCCGACAGTGGAAGGAACAGAACCAGGAGCTATACTCAGAGGGCCTGAGAACCTGGGGAGGGACGTGGGCCCAGACCAGCTCCTCAGACCCAAACTCTGACTCCAGGGCTCATTCCCCACAGCCCCTCCCCTTTGACCCTGAAGAGCCCTCCCAGCTTTTTCCCTTAACCCCAGAGAACAGCCGCCAACCTCCTGACCTCTGA
- the Grrp1 gene encoding protein FAM110D isoform X2, translated as MLLSSPTTPSRGRTPSAVERLEADKAKYVKTHQVIVRRQEPALRGGPGPLTPHPCNELGASASPRTPGPARRGSGRRQPRPDSLIFYRQKRDCKASVNKENAKGQGLVRRLFLGATRDAAPSSPAPTERPGAPAGWAGSPDTPEATGKRAVCPTCSLPLSEKERFFNYCGLERALVEVLGAERFSPQSWGAEHGPQVATSPPPGSGDTSDWTSSDRDAGSPDCAGGGGGSEAAGSARDGRPTVSVVERNARVIQWLYGCQRARAPPRESEV; from the coding sequence ATGCTGCTGTCCTCACCCACTACACCTTCGAGGGGACGAACCCCCAGCGCCGTGGAGAGGCTGGAAGCCGACAAAGCCAAGTACGTCAAGACGCACCAGGTGATTGTACGTCGTCAGGAGCCAGCCCTGCGCGGGGGACCAGGACCGCTGACACCACACCCCTGCAATGAGTTGGGGGCCTCTGCATCGCCCAGAACGCCTGGGCCTGCCCGCCGGGGTAGCGGCAGGCGACAGCCAAGACCTGACTCCCTTATCTTTTACCGCCAGAAGAGGGACTGCAAGGCTTCGGTGAACAAAGAGAACGCCAAGGGCCAGGGGCTAGTACGACGCCTTTTCCTGGGTGCCACCCGGGACGCTGCCCCGAGCAGCCCGGCACCTACAGAGAGACCTGGGGCTCCCGCGGGGTGGGCTGGGTCCCCGGATACACCAGAGGCGACAGGAAAGCGCGCAGTGTGTCCCACGTGCTCGCTGCCACTGTCGGAGAAAGAGCGATTCTTCAACTACTGCGGCTTGGAGCGCGCGCTGGTGGAGGTGCTGGGCGCCGAGCGCTTCTCTCCGCAGAGCTGGGGCGCAGAGCACGGCCCTCAGGTCGCAACGTCGCCGCCGCCCGGCTCCGGGGACACCAGCGATTGGACATCCAGCGACAGGGACGCGGGTAGCCCGGACTgtgcgggcggcggcggcggctcggAGGCGGCAGGGTCGGCGCGGGACGGACGCCCCACGGTGTCGGTGGTGGAACGCAACGCGCGCGTCATCCAGTGGTTGTACGGCTGCCAGCGCGCACGCGCCCCGCCGCGCGAGTCTGAGGTGTGA